In Flavobacterium sp. N3904, one DNA window encodes the following:
- a CDS encoding flavin reductase family protein: MKHISKDTISQMEKIEKLNLINSCTGFKSANLIATKSIEGNTNVAIFSSVTHLGSSPSLIGFIVRPTIVPRDTYKNIMETGYFTVNHVTVDMIADAHHTSANYDSGISEFDKTNLEEEYKEGINIPFVKGSPVQLYCKFVNEYLIKENNTIHIIASIEHIFYDEILEHKDGWLQLDKGNVMALNGVDGYFLPKLIDRFQYARQGIPTKPFPKEKE; the protein is encoded by the coding sequence ATGAAGCACATTTCAAAAGATACCATTTCTCAGATGGAGAAGATTGAAAAATTGAATCTAATTAATTCATGTACTGGATTTAAATCAGCCAATTTAATTGCCACAAAATCCATCGAAGGCAATACAAATGTTGCCATTTTTAGTAGTGTCACACATTTAGGCAGTAGTCCTTCACTTATAGGATTTATTGTTCGCCCCACAATTGTGCCAAGAGACACTTATAAAAACATAATGGAAACTGGATATTTTACCGTAAATCATGTAACCGTAGACATGATTGCGGATGCGCATCATACTTCGGCAAATTATGATTCTGGTATCTCAGAATTTGACAAAACCAATTTAGAAGAAGAATACAAAGAAGGCATTAATATCCCTTTTGTAAAAGGAAGTCCTGTACAGCTTTATTGCAAATTTGTAAACGAATATCTCATCAAAGAAAACAATACAATCCACATTATCGCCTCTATCGAGCATATTTTTTATGACGAAATCTTAGAACACAAAGATGGTTGGTTGCAACTGGACAAAGGTAACGTAATGGCCCTGAATGGTGTTGACGGCTATTTTTTACCCAAACTCATAGACCGTTTTCAATATGCCAGACAGGGAATCCCAACGAAACCATTTCCAAAAGAGAAAGAATAA
- a CDS encoding YybH family protein encodes MKKIIKLCFILLILNSCSPKSETKNLTYAKLEIVKTEKDFEKLVAEKGPAEGFYQFADSNAVIKREHDTLIIGKANIKNYYLNQKIKNPTVTWSPDAVTVSDAGDMASSYGKYVWTFTDASGKEQIYKGIFHTVWKKQKDGSWKYIWD; translated from the coding sequence ATGAAAAAAATAATCAAACTCTGCTTTATTCTCCTCATTTTGAATAGTTGCTCACCAAAGTCTGAAACTAAAAACCTAACATATGCAAAGTTAGAGATTGTCAAAACTGAAAAAGATTTTGAAAAGTTAGTTGCCGAAAAGGGACCTGCCGAAGGCTTTTATCAATTTGCCGATTCTAATGCCGTAATAAAAAGAGAACACGATACTTTAATCATTGGAAAAGCCAATATTAAAAATTATTATTTAAATCAAAAGATTAAAAATCCAACTGTTACTTGGTCTCCTGATGCCGTAACCGTTTCTGATGCTGGTGATATGGCTTCGAGCTATGGGAAATACGTTTGGACATTTACAGATGCTTCCGGAAAAGAACAAATTTACAAAGGCATTTTTCATACCGTTTGGAAAAAACAAAAAGATGGTTCTTGGAAATACATCTGGGATTAA
- the aroA gene encoding 3-phosphoshikimate 1-carboxyvinyltransferase, which yields MNLLLQTSQLDLQDQIAITGSKSETNRLLLLQALYPNITLANTSNSDDSEVMQKALVGNEEIVDIHHAGTAMRFLTAYFAVNEGREVVLTGSQRMTERPIKVLVEALQQLGAQITYEKEEGYPPIRIKGQKITAHKVSIPANVSSQYISALLLIAPKLENGIELTLVGEITSVPYIKMTLALLNDLDIQTSFIGNIIKVYPKKEVTTKVMTVESDWSSASYFFSLAALAKTASISLTSYKETSLQGDSALVEIYKQMGVTSHFDGDKLTLTKQEDFVCADLNLDLNNTPDIAQTIVVTCLGLGIGCYLTGLHTLKIKETDRLEALRIELTKLGANISVTNDSLTLIATKSINPEIRIDTYNDHRMAMAFAPLGLKVPIIINNADVVSKSYPDFWEDLKKIGFLMIQKWSFT from the coding sequence ATGAATTTACTGTTACAAACTTCCCAACTCGATTTACAAGACCAAATTGCAATTACTGGTTCTAAAAGCGAAACCAATCGACTTTTATTACTTCAGGCATTGTATCCAAATATTACTCTTGCCAATACTTCAAATTCTGATGATAGCGAGGTAATGCAAAAGGCTTTGGTAGGGAATGAAGAAATTGTAGATATTCATCATGCAGGAACAGCGATGCGTTTCTTAACAGCCTATTTTGCTGTAAACGAAGGTCGCGAAGTGGTATTAACAGGTTCACAAAGAATGACAGAACGCCCAATCAAAGTGTTGGTTGAAGCTTTACAGCAATTAGGTGCCCAGATTACTTATGAAAAAGAAGAAGGTTACCCGCCTATTCGAATCAAAGGACAAAAAATTACTGCTCATAAAGTAAGTATTCCTGCCAATGTGAGCAGTCAGTATATATCTGCATTGCTTTTGATAGCGCCAAAGTTGGAGAACGGAATCGAACTGACTTTGGTTGGTGAGATTACCTCGGTTCCCTATATCAAAATGACTTTGGCATTGTTGAATGACTTAGATATTCAAACCAGTTTTATTGGAAACATAATTAAAGTATATCCTAAGAAAGAAGTAACAACCAAAGTAATGACCGTAGAATCTGATTGGAGTTCGGCATCATACTTTTTTAGTTTAGCGGCGCTAGCAAAAACGGCTTCTATTTCTTTAACGAGTTACAAAGAAACCAGTTTACAAGGAGATTCAGCTTTGGTTGAAATTTACAAACAAATGGGAGTAACTTCACATTTCGATGGAGATAAATTGACTTTGACCAAACAGGAAGATTTTGTTTGTGCCGACTTGAATTTAGATTTAAATAATACTCCCGATATTGCACAAACGATTGTAGTTACTTGCCTTGGACTTGGAATCGGTTGTTATCTTACCGGTTTGCATACTTTAAAAATCAAAGAAACCGATAGGCTGGAAGCGCTTCGAATTGAATTGACAAAACTGGGAGCCAATATCTCGGTAACTAATGATAGTTTGACATTAATTGCTACAAAAAGCATCAATCCAGAGATCAGAATCGACACGTATAACGACCACAGGATGGCGATGGCATTTGCTCCATTAGGATTAAAAGTACCAATTATCATCAATAATGCTGATGTAGTGTCAAAATCCTATCCTGATTTTTGGGAAGATCTAAAAAAAATAGGCTTTTTAATGATTCAAAAATGGTCATTTACGTAG
- the kynU gene encoding kynureninase, which yields MDFQNSLEFAQLLDAQDHLHKYQDEFIFPKVNDKKVIYFTGNSLGLQPKRTKQYVDEIMNDWANLAVEGHFYAEKPWWDYQERFANPLSKLVGALPSEVTVMNTLTVNLHLLMVSFYRPKAKRFKIICEEKAFPSDQYMFQSQVHFHGYKPEDAIVEIKRREGEHNIRLEDILAKIEEVGEELALVLIGGVNYYTGQVFDMKTITAAGHKQGAYVGWDLAHAAGNIKLELHDWNVDFASWCSYKYMNSGPGNASGCFVHEKHHDNKDLPRFAGWWGHNKERRFKMEPIFDPVQGAGGWQISNLPILSLAPYLASVEMFDEIGMDQLILKRDKITSYLEFILNEISKEVQGSFEIITPKESSERACQLSVFLHGEGRSLFDYLMKNGVITDWREPNVIRLAPVPLYTSYEDMFHFGQILKKGILAK from the coding sequence ATGGATTTTCAAAACAGCTTAGAATTTGCACAACTACTCGATGCGCAAGATCATTTACATAAATACCAAGACGAATTTATTTTTCCAAAAGTCAATGATAAAAAGGTAATTTATTTCACAGGTAATTCTTTGGGATTGCAGCCCAAAAGAACAAAACAATATGTTGACGAAATAATGAACGATTGGGCAAATCTAGCCGTTGAAGGTCATTTTTATGCCGAAAAACCGTGGTGGGATTATCAAGAACGTTTTGCCAATCCGTTGAGTAAATTAGTTGGTGCTTTGCCAAGCGAAGTCACTGTGATGAATACTTTGACCGTAAATCTGCATCTTTTAATGGTTTCCTTTTACAGGCCAAAAGCCAAACGTTTCAAAATCATTTGCGAAGAAAAAGCCTTTCCTTCCGATCAATATATGTTTCAAAGCCAAGTGCATTTTCACGGTTATAAACCTGAAGATGCTATTGTAGAAATCAAACGTCGCGAAGGAGAACACAATATCCGTTTGGAAGATATTTTAGCAAAAATAGAAGAAGTAGGCGAGGAGCTGGCTTTGGTTTTAATAGGTGGAGTCAATTATTACACGGGACAAGTTTTCGATATGAAAACCATTACTGCCGCTGGACACAAACAAGGTGCTTATGTAGGTTGGGACTTGGCTCACGCCGCCGGAAATATTAAATTAGAATTGCACGATTGGAATGTTGATTTTGCCTCTTGGTGTAGTTACAAATACATGAACTCAGGACCAGGGAATGCTTCGGGTTGTTTTGTTCACGAAAAACATCACGACAATAAAGATTTGCCTCGATTTGCAGGTTGGTGGGGACATAACAAAGAACGTCGTTTCAAGATGGAACCCATTTTTGACCCAGTTCAAGGAGCGGGAGGTTGGCAAATAAGCAATCTGCCAATTTTGTCATTAGCACCTTATTTAGCTTCTGTTGAAATGTTTGACGAAATTGGAATGGATCAGTTAATCCTTAAAAGGGATAAAATTACTTCCTATCTAGAATTTATTCTGAACGAAATAAGCAAAGAAGTTCAAGGTTCCTTTGAGATAATTACTCCAAAAGAGTCATCCGAAAGAGCTTGTCAATTATCGGTCTTTTTGCATGGAGAAGGGCGAAGTCTTTTTGATTACTTGATGAAAAACGGCGTAATCACCGATTGGCGCGAACCCAATGTGATTCGTCTTGCACCAGTTCCTTTGTACACTTCTTATGAAGATATGTTTCACTTTGGACAAATTTTGAAAAAGGGGATTTTAGCAAAATAA
- a CDS encoding nucleotide pyrophosphohydrolase, which yields MNLKNAQLDVDTWIKEHGVRYFNELTNMAQLTEEVGEVARIIARRYGEQSEKESDKNKDLGEELADVVFVVLCLANQTGIDLQSAFDKKMDLKSVRDKDRHKNNDKLK from the coding sequence ATGAACCTAAAAAATGCCCAGCTAGACGTTGATACTTGGATCAAAGAACACGGAGTTCGTTATTTTAACGAATTGACAAATATGGCACAACTTACCGAAGAAGTAGGCGAAGTAGCCCGAATTATAGCCCGTCGTTACGGTGAACAATCCGAAAAAGAAAGTGACAAAAACAAAGACCTTGGTGAAGAATTGGCCGATGTAGTTTTCGTAGTATTGTGTTTGGCTAATCAAACAGGAATCGATTTGCAATCTGCTTTTGACAAGAAGATGGATTTAAAATCTGTTAGAGACAAAGACCGCCACAAAAACAACGATAAACTAAAATAA
- a CDS encoding DMT family protein: MKAYATIGLLILSNVFMTLAWYGHLKFKELKWFENAGLITIVLISWGLALFEYCFQVPANRIGYEGNGGPFSLMQLKVIQEVITLVIFVLFSLLFFKNETLRWNHLAGFLCLILAVYFIFKK; this comes from the coding sequence ATGAAAGCATACGCCACAATTGGTTTATTAATACTATCAAATGTGTTTATGACATTGGCTTGGTACGGACACCTTAAATTCAAAGAGTTAAAATGGTTTGAGAATGCAGGTTTGATTACCATTGTTCTAATAAGTTGGGGTTTGGCTTTGTTCGAATATTGCTTTCAGGTTCCCGCCAACAGAATTGGTTATGAAGGCAATGGAGGTCCTTTTTCTTTGATGCAGCTCAAGGTAATTCAAGAGGTGATTACTTTAGTCATTTTTGTATTGTTCTCTTTACTGTTTTTTAAAAACGAAACCTTACGATGGAATCATCTTGCTGGTTTTTTATGTTTGATTTTGGCGGTATATTTTATATTTAAAAAATAA
- the queA gene encoding tRNA preQ1(34) S-adenosylmethionine ribosyltransferase-isomerase QueA: MKLSHFQFNLPKELLAEYPAENRDESRLMVIDRKKQTIEHKMFKDVIDYFDDGDVLILNNTKVFPARLYGNKEKTGARIEVFLLRELNAEQRLWDVLVDPARKIRIGNKLYFGDDDSLVAEVIDNTTSRGRTLRFLYDGSYEEFRNKLTELGETPIPKYISRDVTPEDAERYQTIYAKEEGAVAAPTAGLHFSKHLLKRLEIKGIKFAEVTLHVGLGTFNPVEVEDLSKHKMDSEELKITQEACDIVNAAKAAKKRICTVGTTSMRAVESSVSSQNTLNPYDGWTNKFVFPPHDFSIPTCMITNFHTPKSTLLMMVSAFCGHDLMKRAYEEAIKEEYKFYSYGDAMLII, translated from the coding sequence ATGAAATTATCTCACTTTCAATTTAATTTACCAAAAGAACTTCTTGCAGAATATCCAGCCGAAAACAGAGACGAGTCTCGTTTGATGGTTATTGACCGCAAGAAACAAACGATAGAACATAAAATGTTTAAAGACGTTATCGATTATTTTGATGATGGTGATGTTTTGATTTTAAATAATACTAAAGTTTTTCCAGCTCGTTTGTATGGAAATAAAGAAAAAACTGGAGCGAGAATTGAAGTGTTTTTGCTTAGAGAACTAAACGCAGAACAAAGACTTTGGGATGTTTTGGTAGATCCAGCTCGTAAAATCAGAATCGGGAATAAATTATACTTCGGAGACGACGATTCTTTAGTTGCTGAGGTAATTGACAACACTACTTCTCGTGGTAGAACCTTGCGTTTCCTTTACGATGGTTCTTACGAAGAATTCAGAAATAAATTGACAGAACTAGGAGAAACTCCTATTCCTAAATATATTAGCCGTGACGTAACTCCAGAAGATGCTGAGCGTTACCAAACAATTTATGCCAAAGAAGAAGGTGCTGTGGCAGCTCCAACTGCTGGTTTGCACTTTTCTAAACATTTGTTGAAGAGATTAGAAATCAAAGGAATCAAATTTGCCGAAGTAACTCTTCACGTTGGTTTGGGAACTTTCAATCCTGTAGAGGTTGAGGATTTGTCTAAACATAAAATGGATTCTGAAGAGTTGAAAATTACTCAAGAAGCTTGTGATATTGTAAACGCTGCCAAAGCGGCTAAGAAAAGAATCTGTACCGTAGGAACAACTTCTATGCGTGCTGTAGAAAGTTCAGTTTCATCACAAAATACTTTAAATCCTTATGACGGTTGGACAAACAAATTTGTTTTTCCTCCTCACGATTTTAGTATCCCAACATGTATGATTACCAATTTTCACACACCAAAATCTACTTTATTAATGATGGTTTCTGCTTTCTGTGGTCATGATTTAATGAAAAGAGCATACGAAGAAGCAATCAAAGAAGAATACAAATTCTATTCTTACGGAGATGCCATGTTGATTATCTAA
- a CDS encoding penicillin acylase family protein, translated as MKKTKKGLLIFLFLILGLIGIFVIYDLYQKPKYEGKLPLKNIQKETTVYFDDFGVPHIYATNPKDAMVALGYVHAQDRLWQMELLRRIVPGRLSEIFGSVALKNDKFFVGLGIEEASQQAIKNLNKNGPAYQLTMAYLDGINQYIEQGTTPVEFQLLGVKKQKFTIDDVYNIFGYMSFSFAMAQKTDPLLTDIRNKYGMDYLKDFGIDGSFNTTRIRIAKQKSQEYTAISKSIASLLDQSPVAPFVGSNSWVIAPPKTKNKKVIFANDPHINFSQPGTWYEAHISTPQFELYGCYLAGTPFPLLGHNRDYAYGLTMFENDDVDFYQEENNPKNSNQYITAKGFQNYSIRKKTIKVKDTSDVNLTIKVSQHGPVMNDLLTGLKSDKPVAMSWIYTQQPISSIEAIYAISHSRSMTDFQNGVALIAAPGLNVMYGDAKGNVGWWASGKLYKHNPDVNTNFILDGTSGKEEIATYLDFSKNPSGVNPDWNYVYSANNQPEAIDGFLYPGYYLPEDRAKRITQLLEEKSDWDKKSVSKMIVDNTSAIAPIVVKSLISNLNFNSLSKTEKEAITILEGWNGSNNLKDVAPTIYNKWIYLYLKNTFQDELGSDGFKQFLGTHIMKQVVARQILNVNSPWWDNIKTKNQKETRTQIIAQSFKEAINDLEKQLGKNPADWEWKKVHIVEYEHPIGKIALLRPFFNVGPFAVPGSNEVINNQYFDFVEDGFYKVKGGPSSRRIIDFSDIENSLGILPTGQSGNPFSTHYDDQAELYNAGKFRKMKMNKEEIIRTSTKLIFYPKKK; from the coding sequence ATGAAAAAAACAAAAAAAGGCCTACTGATTTTTCTTTTTTTAATACTTGGCTTAATTGGCATTTTTGTTATTTATGATTTATATCAAAAACCAAAATATGAGGGTAAATTACCTTTAAAAAATATTCAAAAAGAAACAACCGTTTATTTTGATGATTTTGGAGTGCCACATATTTATGCAACCAATCCAAAAGATGCAATGGTTGCTCTTGGATATGTGCATGCACAGGATCGATTATGGCAAATGGAATTATTAAGACGTATTGTTCCGGGCCGTCTCTCCGAAATATTTGGTTCAGTAGCTTTAAAAAACGATAAGTTTTTCGTCGGTTTAGGGATTGAAGAAGCTTCTCAGCAAGCAATCAAAAATTTAAATAAAAATGGCCCTGCTTATCAATTGACGATGGCTTATTTGGACGGAATCAATCAATACATCGAGCAGGGAACAACGCCTGTAGAATTTCAATTATTAGGCGTAAAAAAACAAAAGTTCACCATTGACGATGTGTATAATATTTTTGGATATATGTCTTTCAGTTTTGCAATGGCTCAAAAAACAGATCCGTTATTGACAGATATTCGAAACAAATATGGTATGGATTATCTAAAAGATTTTGGAATAGACGGCTCTTTCAACACAACTCGGATTAGAATTGCAAAGCAAAAATCTCAAGAATATACTGCAATCTCCAAATCAATTGCGTCACTTCTGGATCAATCTCCCGTAGCTCCTTTTGTTGGAAGTAACAGTTGGGTTATTGCTCCTCCAAAAACAAAAAACAAGAAAGTAATCTTTGCCAATGATCCGCATATTAATTTTTCACAACCAGGTACTTGGTATGAAGCGCACATAAGTACACCGCAATTTGAATTGTACGGATGTTACCTAGCAGGAACACCTTTTCCTTTATTGGGACACAATCGGGATTATGCATATGGTTTGACCATGTTTGAAAATGATGATGTTGATTTTTATCAAGAAGAAAATAATCCGAAAAACAGTAACCAATACATAACTGCAAAAGGTTTTCAGAATTATAGCATTAGAAAGAAAACAATAAAAGTAAAAGACACCTCTGATGTAAATTTGACTATAAAAGTAAGTCAGCACGGCCCCGTTATGAATGATTTATTGACAGGCCTAAAGAGTGATAAACCAGTAGCAATGTCTTGGATTTACACCCAACAACCCATCAGCAGTATTGAGGCTATTTATGCGATTTCGCATTCCAGATCAATGACCGATTTTCAAAATGGAGTTGCGCTTATTGCTGCACCAGGACTGAATGTGATGTATGGTGATGCCAAAGGGAATGTGGGTTGGTGGGCAAGTGGAAAACTCTATAAACACAATCCAGATGTGAATACCAATTTTATACTCGACGGGACAAGCGGAAAAGAGGAAATTGCAACCTACTTGGATTTCTCCAAAAATCCATCGGGTGTTAATCCAGATTGGAATTATGTGTATTCAGCAAACAATCAGCCTGAAGCAATAGATGGGTTTTTGTATCCAGGCTACTATCTTCCCGAAGACCGGGCAAAAAGAATCACACAATTGTTAGAAGAAAAATCAGATTGGGATAAGAAATCGGTAAGTAAAATGATAGTTGACAACACTTCTGCAATTGCTCCAATAGTAGTAAAAAGTTTGATTTCAAATCTGAATTTCAATTCGCTTTCCAAAACAGAAAAAGAAGCAATAACCATTTTGGAAGGATGGAATGGTTCAAACAACTTGAAAGATGTAGCACCAACGATTTACAATAAATGGATTTATTTGTATCTAAAAAATACTTTTCAGGATGAGTTGGGTTCTGATGGGTTTAAGCAATTTTTAGGAACCCATATTATGAAACAGGTTGTTGCCAGACAAATCTTGAATGTAAATTCGCCTTGGTGGGATAATATCAAGACCAAAAATCAAAAAGAAACCAGGACTCAAATTATAGCGCAATCTTTCAAAGAAGCAATAAATGATTTAGAAAAACAATTAGGAAAAAATCCAGCTGATTGGGAATGGAAAAAAGTTCATATTGTAGAATATGAACATCCAATTGGGAAAATTGCACTATTGCGACCTTTTTTTAATGTTGGTCCTTTTGCGGTTCCTGGTTCGAACGAGGTGATTAACAATCAATATTTTGATTTTGTAGAGGATGGATTTTATAAAGTAAAAGGCGGTCCATCAAGCCGAAGAATAATTGACTTCTCCGATATTGAAAATAGTTTAGGAATTTTGCCAACCGGTCAATCTGGAAATCCATTTAGTACGCATTATGACGATCAGGCAGAGTTGTACAATGCGGGGAAATTCAGAAAAATGAAAATGAACAAAGAAGAAATCATTAGAACATCAACAAAATTGATTTTTTATCCTAAAAAGAAGTAA
- a CDS encoding DUF3857 domain-containing protein, with the protein MRNFKIIFSLLFFFLTISTNAQNFELGKVSVAELKEKQHSKDTSAVAAILFKNGKTTFTYSGDRGFTAITEVTMRIKIYKKKGYDWANFSVPYYVGYEHYNDDVVKFSNAVTYNLVNGAIEKTKLNSEGSFKKNVNEYWNEASITLPNVKEGSIIEFKYVLKSENIVKFPVFNFQYEIPVNSAEYITSIPYFFTYKPIRIGYFDLKVDAKVVDGSFNFEDKNHQTVMLSFKQIRSKYTAENIPALEEESFVDNIQNYRSSVHHELEKTNFPDEKEKNYSKDWDGVTKTIYAEKEFGKELEERDFFLDNIKAILKGIDSKEERLNVIFKFVQNKMNWNNENGYYTDKGVKQAYINQIGNVAEINFILIAMLKSAGIEASPVLVSTLEHGIPVFPNRTVFNYVIAAANIDGKEILLDASHKYTTQNILPLNVLNWTGRLIKQEGISQEIDLVPTKPSAKYYTIMVKVDNAGKIEGKYRVQKTDYEAYSFRDKYAEMNTDNYLEKIENDLNGIKIKDYTIENKKSDLDKPVIETFTFASDNHCEVIGEKLFINPMLFFTQSQNPFIQEVRQMPIYFGYPTQERYNISFEIPEGYAVESLPQPMKIFSDGKELSFSINTVSQGNRVQILVTKEINMAIVSADFYGAIKEFYQKMIDKQNEKIVLKKIQP; encoded by the coding sequence ATGAGAAATTTTAAAATAATTTTTAGCTTGTTATTTTTCTTTTTAACTATAAGCACGAATGCCCAAAACTTTGAATTAGGCAAAGTATCAGTTGCCGAATTAAAAGAAAAGCAGCACTCTAAAGATACAAGTGCTGTTGCTGCAATACTGTTTAAAAACGGGAAGACTACTTTTACTTATTCGGGAGACCGCGGTTTTACAGCAATCACCGAAGTAACGATGCGAATTAAAATCTACAAAAAAAAGGGGTACGACTGGGCCAATTTTTCAGTGCCTTATTATGTAGGATATGAGCATTACAATGATGATGTTGTTAAATTTTCCAATGCGGTTACTTATAACCTTGTAAATGGAGCAATTGAAAAGACAAAGCTGAATAGTGAAGGAAGCTTTAAAAAAAATGTAAATGAGTATTGGAATGAAGCTTCAATAACATTGCCAAATGTAAAAGAGGGTTCAATTATTGAATTTAAATATGTTCTAAAATCGGAAAACATAGTAAAGTTTCCAGTTTTTAATTTCCAGTATGAAATTCCGGTAAATAGTGCCGAATACATAACCAGTATACCTTATTTTTTTACATATAAACCCATTCGTATCGGTTATTTTGATCTAAAAGTAGATGCAAAAGTAGTGGATGGAAGCTTTAATTTTGAGGATAAAAACCATCAAACGGTGATGTTGAGTTTCAAACAAATCAGAAGCAAGTATACAGCAGAAAATATCCCTGCACTGGAAGAGGAAAGTTTTGTTGACAACATTCAAAATTACCGATCTTCTGTACATCATGAGCTTGAAAAAACAAATTTTCCAGATGAAAAGGAAAAAAATTATTCAAAGGATTGGGATGGAGTAACCAAGACCATTTATGCCGAGAAAGAATTTGGAAAAGAATTAGAGGAGCGGGACTTTTTTTTAGATAACATAAAAGCTATTTTAAAAGGCATTGATTCGAAAGAAGAAAGACTTAATGTCATTTTTAAATTTGTTCAAAATAAAATGAACTGGAACAATGAAAATGGCTATTATACCGATAAAGGAGTCAAACAAGCTTATATAAATCAAATTGGTAATGTTGCCGAAATCAATTTTATCCTCATTGCGATGCTAAAGTCAGCCGGGATAGAGGCAAGTCCAGTTTTGGTTAGCACTCTTGAACATGGAATTCCTGTTTTTCCCAATAGAACCGTTTTTAATTATGTAATTGCTGCGGCAAATATTGATGGGAAAGAAATTTTATTGGATGCTTCGCATAAATATACAACGCAAAATATTTTGCCACTAAATGTGCTGAATTGGACCGGACGTCTTATTAAACAAGAAGGAATTTCGCAAGAAATTGATTTAGTGCCTACAAAACCATCGGCTAAATATTATACTATAATGGTAAAAGTAGATAATGCTGGTAAAATAGAAGGAAAATATAGAGTTCAAAAGACAGATTATGAGGCCTATAGTTTTAGAGATAAATATGCTGAAATGAATACAGACAATTATCTTGAAAAAATTGAAAATGATCTCAATGGGATTAAAATTAAGGATTATACTATTGAGAATAAAAAAAGTGATTTAGACAAACCTGTTATAGAAACTTTTACTTTTGCATCTGATAATCATTGCGAAGTGATAGGTGAAAAATTATTCATCAATCCGATGTTGTTTTTTACTCAATCTCAGAATCCTTTTATACAGGAAGTAAGACAAATGCCTATTTATTTTGGTTATCCTACACAAGAAAGATATAATATAAGTTTTGAAATTCCAGAGGGATATGCTGTAGAATCGCTTCCTCAGCCAATGAAGATTTTTTCAGATGGAAAAGAGTTGTCTTTTTCAATCAATACAGTTTCTCAAGGGAACAGAGTTCAGATTTTAGTAACTAAGGAGATAAATATGGCTATAGTTTCTGCCGATTTTTATGGAGCAATTAAAGAATTTTATCAAAAAATGATTGACAAGCAAAACGAAAAAATTGTACTTAAAAAAATACAACCATGA